Proteins from one Streptomyces sp. NBC_00390 genomic window:
- a CDS encoding transglycosylase domain-containing protein yields the protein MANKRAGGGLTGTQQAAKFLGVSVLSGAVLAGIALPAIGALGLAAKGTVEGFDEIPANLKTPPLSQRTTILDSQGGQIATVYSRDRTVVPLKDISPYMQKAIVAIEDSRFYEHGAVDLKGVLRAVNKNAQTGGVTEGASTLTQQYVKNVFVEEAGDDPDKVAQATQQTIGRKIRELKYAIQVEEELGKKKILENYLNITFFGQQAYGIEAASHRYFSKSAKDLKLEEAALLAGIVQSPSRYDPVNDTEEAVKRRNTVLQRMADTRDVSQEEADRAKEAPIKLKVSKPKNGCITAVSGAGFFCDYVRKTILSDPAFGKTEEERQKLWNLGGLTIRTTLDPRAQKAANEAATSKVNKDDKVAASVVQVQPGSGKILSMGQSRPYGLDQKRHETVLNLAVDNKMGGTTYGFQVGSTFKPITAAAALEKGLSPAQTFATPWKITLPMNSFTNCSGSPAGSGTWPVQNELQSEAGSWDMTSALGKSINTYFASLEQMAGLCETVEMAKKMGYKTGDGKKIGEDPSITLGAEESTPLSMAATYATFANRGTYCSPVAIESIADPNGKSLPVPKTSCSQAMSEQTADTINQMLKGVVEDGTGTAAGLSDRDNAGKTGTTNDRKDAWFVGYTPNLSTAVWVGDDIGEKTSMFRITIGGQYYDKVCGGCLPGPIWKIAMSGALDASETPSFNPVSVPRGEEKEDKEDRDRDRDRDDREKPGDPGPGGQTPWPGVSIPPDLIGGGNNRGQTNGGPANGGATATPWP from the coding sequence ATGGCAAACAAGCGCGCGGGCGGAGGTCTGACCGGGACCCAGCAGGCCGCCAAGTTCCTCGGTGTCAGTGTGCTCTCAGGAGCGGTGCTGGCCGGCATCGCGCTGCCCGCCATCGGCGCGCTGGGACTCGCGGCCAAGGGAACGGTCGAGGGATTCGACGAGATCCCCGCCAACCTCAAGACTCCGCCGCTGAGTCAGCGCACCACCATCCTCGACTCCCAGGGCGGGCAGATCGCCACGGTCTACTCCCGCGACCGTACGGTCGTGCCGCTCAAGGACATCTCGCCGTACATGCAGAAGGCGATCGTCGCCATCGAGGACTCCCGCTTCTACGAGCACGGAGCGGTCGACCTCAAGGGTGTGCTGCGCGCGGTCAACAAGAACGCGCAGACGGGCGGCGTGACCGAGGGCGCCTCCACGCTCACCCAGCAGTACGTGAAGAACGTCTTCGTCGAGGAGGCCGGAGACGACCCGGACAAGGTCGCCCAGGCCACCCAGCAGACCATCGGCCGCAAGATCCGCGAGCTCAAGTACGCGATCCAGGTCGAGGAGGAGCTGGGCAAGAAGAAGATCCTGGAGAACTACCTCAACATCACCTTCTTCGGCCAGCAGGCCTACGGCATCGAGGCGGCGTCCCACCGCTACTTCTCCAAGTCGGCCAAGGACCTCAAGCTGGAGGAGGCCGCCCTGCTGGCCGGCATCGTCCAGTCGCCGAGCCGCTACGACCCGGTCAACGACACGGAAGAGGCCGTCAAGCGCCGCAACACGGTGCTTCAGCGCATGGCCGACACCCGTGACGTCTCCCAGGAGGAGGCGGACCGGGCCAAGGAAGCCCCGATCAAGCTGAAGGTCAGCAAGCCGAAGAACGGCTGCATCACCGCCGTCAGCGGTGCCGGCTTCTTCTGCGACTACGTGCGCAAGACGATCCTCTCCGACCCCGCCTTCGGGAAGACGGAGGAGGAGCGCCAGAAACTGTGGAACCTCGGCGGTCTGACCATCAGGACCACGCTCGACCCGCGGGCGCAGAAGGCCGCCAACGAGGCAGCCACCTCCAAGGTCAACAAGGACGACAAGGTCGCGGCGTCCGTGGTGCAGGTTCAGCCCGGCAGCGGCAAGATCCTGTCGATGGGCCAGTCCCGCCCGTACGGCCTGGACCAGAAGCGGCACGAGACCGTGCTGAATCTGGCCGTCGACAACAAGATGGGCGGCACCACCTACGGCTTCCAGGTCGGCTCGACGTTCAAGCCGATCACCGCCGCAGCGGCGCTGGAGAAGGGCCTCAGCCCGGCCCAGACCTTCGCCACGCCCTGGAAGATCACCCTGCCGATGAACTCGTTCACCAACTGCTCGGGGTCCCCCGCCGGTAGCGGCACCTGGCCCGTGCAGAACGAGCTGCAGTCGGAGGCCGGCAGCTGGGACATGACCAGCGCGCTCGGGAAGTCCATCAACACCTACTTCGCATCACTGGAGCAGATGGCCGGGCTGTGCGAGACGGTCGAGATGGCGAAGAAGATGGGCTACAAGACGGGCGACGGCAAGAAGATCGGCGAGGACCCGTCGATCACCCTGGGCGCCGAGGAGAGCACGCCGCTCTCCATGGCCGCCACCTACGCCACGTTCGCCAACCGCGGCACCTACTGCTCGCCCGTCGCCATCGAGTCCATCGCGGACCCGAACGGCAAGAGCCTGCCGGTGCCGAAGACCTCGTGCTCGCAGGCGATGAGCGAGCAGACCGCGGACACCATCAACCAGATGCTCAAGGGCGTGGTCGAGGACGGCACCGGCACGGCGGCCGGTCTGAGTGACCGCGACAACGCGGGCAAGACCGGCACCACGAACGACCGCAAGGACGCCTGGTTCGTCGGGTACACGCCCAACCTCTCCACCGCCGTGTGGGTGGGTGACGACATCGGCGAGAAGACCTCGATGTTCCGGATCACCATCGGTGGCCAGTACTACGACAAGGTCTGCGGCGGCTGCCTGCCCGGCCCGATCTGGAAGATCGCGATGTCGGGGGCGCTCGACGCCTCCGAGACCCCGAGCTTCAACCCGGTCTCGGTGCCCCGTGGCGAGGAGAAGGAAGACAAGGAAGACAGGGACAGGGACAGAGACCGGGACGACAGGGAGAAGCCCGGCGATCCCGGTCCCGGCGGGCAGACGCCCTGGCCCGGTGTCTCGATCCCTCCGGACCTGATCGGCGGCGGGAACAACCGCGGCCAGACGAACGGCGGCCCGGCGAACGGCGGCGCGACGGCCACCCCTTGGCCGTGA
- a CDS encoding GatB/YqeY domain-containing protein — MTTLKSKLQEDLTEAIRARDELRSSTLRLTLAAITKEEVSGKTARELSDDEVQKVIAKEAKKRREAADAFAQGGRTEQAEREKAEGVILDTYLPQQLTDDELHQIVAQAVEEAKAAGAEGPRAMGAVMKIVNPKVAGRAEGGRVAAVVKQLLAG; from the coding sequence ATGACAACGCTCAAGTCCAAGCTGCAGGAAGACCTCACCGAGGCGATCAGGGCGCGCGACGAACTGCGCTCCTCCACGCTCCGGCTGACCCTCGCCGCGATCACGAAGGAGGAGGTCTCGGGCAAGACCGCCCGCGAGCTCTCCGACGACGAGGTGCAGAAGGTGATCGCCAAGGAGGCGAAGAAGCGCCGCGAGGCCGCCGATGCGTTCGCCCAGGGCGGTCGGACCGAGCAGGCCGAGCGGGAGAAGGCGGAGGGCGTCATCCTCGACACCTACCTGCCGCAGCAGCTGACGGACGACGAGCTCCACCAGATCGTGGCCCAGGCCGTCGAGGAGGCCAAGGCGGCCGGCGCCGAGGGGCCGCGGGCCATGGGCGCCGTCATGAAGATCGTGAACCCGAAGGTGGCGGGCCGCGCCGAGGGCGGCCGGGTCGCCGCCGTGGTGAAGCAGCTGCTCGCGGGCTGA
- the bfr gene encoding bacterioferritin: protein MQGDPEILEFLNEQLTAELTAINQYFLHAKMQESFGWTRLAAHTRHESFDEMKHAEILTDRILLLDGLPNYQRLFHVRVGQAVTEMLQADREVEVEAIDRLKRGVEVMRAKGDITSANLFESILADEEDHIDYLDTQLDLIEKLGEPLYLAQLIEQPEG from the coding sequence ATGCAGGGCGACCCCGAAATCTTGGAGTTCCTCAACGAGCAGCTGACCGCCGAGCTGACCGCGATCAATCAGTACTTCCTGCACGCCAAGATGCAGGAGAGCTTCGGCTGGACCAGGCTTGCAGCGCACACCCGGCACGAGTCGTTCGACGAGATGAAGCACGCCGAGATCCTGACCGACCGGATTCTCCTGCTGGACGGCCTGCCGAACTACCAGCGGCTCTTCCATGTGCGGGTGGGCCAGGCAGTGACCGAGATGCTCCAGGCGGACCGCGAGGTCGAGGTCGAAGCGATCGACCGCCTCAAGCGCGGCGTCGAGGTCATGCGGGCCAAGGGTGACATCACCTCGGCGAACCTCTTCGAGTCGATTCTCGCCGACGAGGAAGACCACATCGACTACCTCGACACCCAGCTGGACCTGATCGAGAAACTGGGCGAGCCGCTCTACCTCGCCCAGTTGATCGAGCAGCCGGAGGGCTGA
- a CDS encoding iron ABC transporter substrate-binding protein: MVRTPGMRVRLVLASASVGLLALGTAGCGEEADGSEQPTATPRADKKITVYSGRSEELVKPVIEDFEKASGITVDVRYGETAQMAAQLQEEGGRSPADVFLAQDAGALGAVTEHGLFATLPDQVLDKVPSAYRAEGGQWVGVTGRARVMVYNVDEVPRADLPKSVFEVTEPEWKGKVGIAPTNGSFQAFITAMRVKYGDERTQDFLDGLKANDAQIREGNAPIVADVDKGTLAAGLVNHYYVYELAKEKGTSVDDLKAQNHFFPDKDIGSLVNVSGVGVLKKAGDDPDAREFVDYLLGTGAQTYFAEETYEYPLVAGVDTAPGLPELSSLAAPDIDLDDLADLETTIKMIKDSGLA; the protein is encoded by the coding sequence ATGGTACGTACGCCCGGTATGAGGGTGAGGCTCGTGCTGGCGTCGGCGAGCGTCGGTCTGCTGGCCCTGGGCACCGCGGGATGCGGCGAGGAAGCCGACGGGAGCGAGCAGCCGACGGCCACCCCGCGCGCCGACAAGAAGATCACCGTGTACAGCGGGCGGAGCGAGGAACTCGTCAAGCCGGTGATCGAGGACTTCGAGAAGGCCAGCGGTATCACTGTCGACGTGCGGTACGGCGAGACCGCGCAAATGGCCGCCCAACTGCAGGAAGAGGGCGGCCGGAGCCCGGCGGACGTCTTTCTGGCGCAGGACGCCGGGGCACTGGGAGCCGTGACCGAGCACGGGCTGTTCGCGACGCTGCCCGACCAGGTCCTGGACAAGGTGCCATCGGCCTACCGGGCCGAGGGCGGGCAGTGGGTCGGGGTGACCGGCCGCGCGCGCGTGATGGTCTACAACGTGGACGAGGTTCCCCGGGCCGACCTGCCGAAGTCGGTGTTCGAGGTGACCGAGCCCGAATGGAAGGGCAAGGTCGGCATCGCGCCGACCAACGGCTCGTTCCAGGCCTTCATCACCGCGATGCGAGTGAAGTACGGCGACGAGAGGACACAGGACTTCCTCGACGGACTGAAGGCCAACGACGCGCAGATCAGGGAAGGAAACGCGCCGATCGTCGCCGATGTCGACAAGGGCACGCTCGCCGCCGGGCTGGTCAACCACTACTACGTGTACGAGCTGGCCAAGGAAAAGGGCACCAGCGTCGATGACCTCAAGGCGCAGAACCACTTCTTCCCCGACAAAGACATCGGCTCCCTGGTCAATGTCTCCGGGGTCGGCGTGCTGAAGAAGGCCGGCGACGACCCCGACGCGCGGGAATTCGTCGACTACCTGCTGGGCACCGGGGCGCAGACCTACTTCGCGGAAGAGACCTACGAGTATCCGCTGGTGGCCGGCGTCGACACCGCACCCGGCCTGCCCGAACTGTCCTCCCTCGCGGCGCCGGACATCGACCTCGACGATCTCGCCGATCTGGAGACCACGATCAAAATGATCAAGGATTCGGGGCTGGCCTGA
- a CDS encoding ABC transporter permease: protein MPRPALAVAASLAAGVALIPLAYLGARVGQAGWDRIADELFTARTAELAARSMALAAVVTAGCTVVGVASAFLVTRTDLPGRRLFGVLATLPLAVPTYVAGFAWVSTVSGFEGFWPAALVLTLCSYPYVYLPVAAALSGADPAQEEVARSLGRGPWRTFTGVTMRQVRPAITAGALLVALYVLSDFGAVSLVRVDVLTRAVFASITLGYDRTGALVLATALCALTALILMGEQLTRRHGARYARLGGGGGRPPVQLRLGRLRWTAVLGLTGVAALALGVPAASLLRWSGEGVSRPGSTGGIAAAAGNSLWFALAGAGLTMLLALPLGLLTARAPGLVAVALDRLAYVSHALPGVVIGLSLVFFGINVVYPLYQSVWLLALAYAALFLPLAVAAVGSAAVQAPPALEEVARSLGRRRLYVLRTVTMPLAAPGIGAGLVLVFLTCMKELPATLLLRPTGMDTLATELWTRTSVAAYAAAAPYAALLVLVSAVPAWWLSARTGVLTRGGGS, encoded by the coding sequence GTGCCGCGCCCGGCGCTGGCAGTCGCTGCGTCCCTCGCGGCAGGCGTCGCCCTCATCCCCCTGGCCTACCTGGGCGCTCGAGTCGGCCAAGCGGGCTGGGACCGGATCGCCGACGAACTGTTCACGGCACGCACGGCGGAACTCGCCGCCCGGAGCATGGCGCTGGCGGCCGTGGTCACCGCAGGATGCACGGTGGTCGGCGTGGCCTCGGCGTTCCTCGTCACCCGGACCGACCTGCCCGGGCGACGGCTCTTCGGGGTGCTCGCCACCCTGCCACTCGCCGTGCCCACCTATGTCGCCGGGTTCGCCTGGGTCTCCACGGTCAGTGGATTCGAGGGTTTCTGGCCGGCCGCGCTGGTACTGACGCTGTGCTCGTACCCGTACGTCTACCTGCCCGTCGCGGCCGCGCTGTCGGGCGCGGACCCGGCGCAGGAAGAGGTCGCGCGGTCGCTCGGGCGCGGGCCGTGGCGCACGTTCACCGGCGTGACCATGCGTCAGGTGCGGCCGGCGATCACGGCGGGTGCGCTGCTCGTCGCTCTCTACGTGCTCTCCGACTTCGGTGCCGTATCCCTGGTACGGGTGGACGTCCTCACGCGGGCCGTCTTCGCCTCGATCACCCTGGGATACGACCGCACCGGCGCGCTGGTCCTCGCCACCGCTCTGTGTGCGCTCACCGCGCTCATCCTGATGGGCGAGCAGCTGACCCGGCGCCACGGGGCCCGCTATGCGCGGCTCGGCGGCGGAGGGGGACGGCCCCCCGTGCAGCTGCGGCTGGGGCGGTTGCGTTGGACTGCCGTGCTGGGGCTCACCGGCGTGGCGGCACTGGCGCTGGGGGTCCCGGCGGCAAGCCTGCTGCGGTGGTCCGGTGAGGGCGTCTCGCGGCCCGGATCGACGGGCGGGATCGCCGCAGCGGCGGGCAACTCGCTGTGGTTCGCCCTGGCCGGCGCGGGCCTGACCATGCTGCTGGCGCTGCCACTGGGGCTGCTGACCGCCCGCGCGCCCGGGCTGGTCGCCGTCGCCCTGGACCGTCTGGCCTATGTGTCGCACGCACTGCCGGGCGTCGTCATCGGGCTTTCGCTCGTCTTCTTCGGGATCAACGTGGTGTACCCGCTCTACCAGAGCGTGTGGCTCCTCGCGCTGGCGTACGCGGCACTCTTCCTGCCGCTCGCGGTCGCCGCGGTCGGCAGTGCCGCAGTGCAGGCACCGCCCGCCCTGGAGGAGGTGGCCCGCTCGCTCGGCCGCCGCCGGTTGTACGTACTGCGCACGGTGACCATGCCGCTGGCCGCACCGGGCATCGGCGCCGGGCTGGTCCTGGTCTTCCTCACCTGCATGAAGGAGCTGCCCGCCACGCTGCTGCTGCGCCCGACCGGAATGGACACACTCGCCACCGAGCTGTGGACCCGGACGTCGGTCGCCGCGTACGCCGCAGCCGCGCCCTACGCGGCCCTGCTGGTGCTCGTCTCCGCCGTACCCGCCTGGTGGTTGTCGGCGCGCACCGGCGTCCTCACCCGGGGAGGAGGCAGCTGA
- a CDS encoding ABC transporter ATP-binding protein, whose protein sequence is MAELRMVDVRKAYGRVHALTGVNLTVRSGMLIAVLGPSGSGKTTLLRCIAGFETLDVGEIHVGGHRVAAPDAATPPERRRIAVVPQEGALFPHLSVRDNVAYGLDRAARRAGRADAVLNLVGLAGLQDRMPHRLSGGQQQRVAVARALAPRPRVVLLDEPFNALDAGLRAELRQDVWQALRADGATAVLVTHDQAEALSMADEVAVMRDGRIVQSGPPELVYGSPVDPWVAGFVGEAVWLPATVDGSRARTPLGTVPVTLVAGGPAVGPMRVLLRPEQITLAPPGVPGTVTATVVQRDFYGHDAMLGMRLGDGTPVAARIFDPATVPPAVGDEVGVRVRGTARAFPARNCHDRSWQSGRPSAE, encoded by the coding sequence ATGGCGGAGCTGCGTATGGTCGACGTCCGCAAAGCCTATGGACGCGTCCACGCGCTGACCGGTGTGAACCTCACCGTGCGCTCCGGAATGCTGATCGCCGTGCTCGGCCCCTCCGGCTCGGGCAAGACGACCCTGCTGCGCTGCATCGCCGGCTTCGAGACATTGGACGTGGGCGAGATCCACGTCGGAGGCCACCGTGTCGCCGCCCCGGACGCTGCGACTCCGCCCGAGCGGCGGCGGATCGCGGTGGTCCCCCAGGAGGGTGCCCTCTTCCCGCATCTGTCCGTCCGCGACAACGTGGCCTACGGACTCGACCGGGCCGCCCGGCGCGCCGGGCGGGCCGACGCCGTGCTGAACCTCGTGGGCCTGGCCGGCCTCCAGGACCGGATGCCGCACCGCCTCTCCGGCGGTCAGCAGCAGCGCGTCGCCGTCGCCCGCGCACTCGCGCCACGGCCACGGGTCGTGCTGCTCGACGAGCCGTTCAACGCGCTCGACGCCGGGCTCCGGGCCGAACTGCGCCAGGACGTGTGGCAGGCGCTGCGCGCCGACGGCGCCACAGCGGTCCTGGTCACGCATGACCAGGCGGAAGCCTTGTCGATGGCCGACGAGGTCGCTGTCATGCGGGACGGCCGGATCGTCCAGAGCGGACCACCGGAGCTCGTCTACGGCTCACCGGTGGACCCGTGGGTGGCCGGCTTTGTCGGTGAGGCTGTGTGGCTGCCCGCCACGGTGGACGGATCCCGGGCCCGCACCCCGCTGGGCACGGTACCGGTGACGTTGGTCGCCGGCGGTCCGGCCGTCGGCCCGATGCGCGTACTGCTGCGCCCCGAGCAGATCACTCTCGCCCCGCCTGGGGTTCCCGGCACGGTCACCGCGACGGTCGTACAACGCGACTTCTACGGCCACGACGCGATGCTCGGCATGCGGCTCGGCGACGGCACCCCGGTGGCCGCCCGGATCTTCGACCCGGCCACGGTCCCGCCCGCCGTCGGCGACGAGGTCGGCGTGCGCGTCCGCGGCACCGCCCGCGCCTTTCCGGCCCGCAACTGCCATGACCGGTCCTGGCAATCCGGGCGGCCTTCGGCCGAATGA
- the mptB gene encoding polyprenol phosphomannose-dependent alpha 1,6 mannosyltransferase MptB gives MPSIRLRLPVEPRHCQLVGLVGSAALAAGGASAGALPVREVLDPGSGRAALGLVGVYFGLVLLIAAWWMLGRAVRGPRPPSPRTLLLTLALWAAPLVVAPPLFSRDVYSYVAQGAMVDAQLDVYAYGPSRLGGPLTAEVAPLWRDTPTPYGPVFLACASAVAGVTRAQMSTGVFGMRLVALLGLGLMAAALPRLARHCGADPAAALWLGALNPLVLLHLVAGAHNDAVMLGLLGTGLVAALGGRPVPATVLVTLAALVKAPAALGLVAVALIWARSIGTAGVPASWPRTTPGSARDRRSALSGPPLRTLSARRLLRLLRLLLLRLAPLRPVRASRMPPAPTTLRTPRTLLTLRARFPRLTAGLAVLGVCAATTTATTALTGTGYGWLSALDTPVSPGNWSLTSTLGRMTTTLLKDAGSALAPLAAPTWHLLGLAATALATLLAWRRHHALRPVYALGLSLTAVALLGPAIRPWYVLWGLFLIAAAGPVRSVRRSAAAASGVLALAVLPSGFAPDGAQLTQAVSGGLLAVAALWCAHRIVRRSSRRPLGSTA, from the coding sequence ATGCCGTCCATCCGCCTCCGTCTGCCGGTCGAGCCCCGCCACTGCCAACTGGTGGGACTGGTGGGCTCCGCGGCACTCGCCGCGGGCGGCGCGAGCGCCGGAGCGCTGCCGGTGCGGGAGGTGCTCGACCCGGGCTCGGGGCGCGCGGCGCTGGGCCTGGTCGGCGTGTACTTCGGACTCGTACTCCTGATAGCGGCCTGGTGGATGCTGGGCCGGGCGGTGCGCGGCCCGCGCCCCCCGTCCCCCCGCACCCTGCTGCTGACCCTCGCCCTGTGGGCGGCCCCGCTCGTGGTGGCCCCGCCGCTGTTCAGCCGGGACGTGTACAGCTATGTCGCGCAGGGCGCCATGGTCGACGCCCAGCTCGATGTGTACGCGTACGGGCCCTCCCGTCTCGGCGGCCCGCTCACCGCCGAGGTCGCGCCGCTGTGGCGGGACACCCCGACGCCGTACGGCCCGGTCTTTCTCGCCTGCGCGTCCGCCGTTGCGGGTGTCACCAGGGCGCAGATGTCCACGGGCGTGTTCGGCATGCGGCTTGTCGCACTGCTCGGACTGGGTCTGATGGCCGCCGCACTGCCCCGGCTGGCCCGGCACTGCGGGGCCGACCCGGCGGCGGCACTGTGGCTCGGGGCGCTGAATCCGCTCGTACTGCTGCATCTGGTGGCCGGCGCGCACAACGACGCGGTCATGCTCGGGTTGCTGGGCACCGGCCTGGTGGCCGCACTGGGCGGGCGGCCGGTGCCCGCCACCGTGCTGGTCACCCTCGCGGCGCTGGTGAAGGCGCCGGCGGCGCTGGGGCTGGTGGCGGTGGCGCTGATCTGGGCCCGGAGCATCGGCACCGCGGGCGTACCCGCATCCTGGCCGCGCACAACGCCGGGATCTGCGCGAGACCGGCGTAGCGCGCTGAGCGGCCCGCCGCTGCGCACGCTGTCGGCCCGGCGCCTGCTGCGGCTTCTGCGACTTCTACTTCTACGGCTTGCACCGCTGCGGCCCGTTCGGGCCTCGCGGATGCCGCCGGCGCCGACGACTCTGCGAACGCCCCGGACCCTGCTGACGCTGCGGGCCCGCTTCCCTCGGCTGACGGCCGGCCTCGCCGTCCTCGGCGTGTGCGCCGCCACCACCACGGCCACGACCGCCCTCACCGGCACGGGATACGGCTGGCTGTCCGCCCTCGACACCCCCGTATCGCCCGGGAACTGGTCCCTCACCAGCACCCTCGGCCGGATGACCACCACCCTCCTGAAGGACGCGGGCAGCGCACTTGCTCCCCTGGCCGCGCCCACCTGGCATCTGCTCGGTCTCGCCGCCACCGCGCTCGCGACCCTGCTCGCGTGGCGCAGGCACCACGCGCTGCGCCCCGTGTACGCGCTCGGCCTGAGCCTGACGGCGGTGGCGCTCCTCGGACCCGCGATCCGTCCCTGGTACGTGCTGTGGGGGCTGTTCCTGATAGCCGCAGCAGGACCGGTCCGTTCCGTACGCCGCTCTGCCGCCGCGGCCAGCGGCGTACTCGCCCTCGCCGTGCTGCCCAGTGGATTCGCCCCGGACGGGGCGCAGTTGACGCAGGCCGTATCGGGCGGGCTGCTCGCCGTGGCAGCGCTGTGGTGCGCCCACCGGATCGTCCGACGCTCCTCACGCCGCCCCCTTGGGAGTACCGCATGA
- a CDS encoding glycosyltransferase 87 family protein, with translation MTQPPPTTLRPLAQLARRGPTTTRGRVLTVAGLATVVGVFLATVPLHRDWFDLGVYYGTVDHWSRTGRIYDYLVPGTHYGFTYPPFAAVAMLPMTLVDWPSAVAISVLLNAGAAAAILHWSAGATLRRHSRHRWFAFAVAGCLLALLEPVRDTISFGQVNLLLLVLVLADARLLSTSHARFARYTRYAGIGIGLAAAIKLTPAIFIGYLLLTRRTRAAVTATVTAVAATLFALWAAPDASRIYWTEAMWNTDRVGSLAYVSNQSWQGVLARITEPAAPSRAVWAIGVIVLLCAWAWRARGAVAAGNDAAGFALTGITACLISPVTWVHHLVWLVPALAILVDAGLRSAAGSPARRRLLRWSVTLYVVLCSSVVWLWSKDSSGIEGFVGGNTYVWISLGLLLTLPVLPSPASAADDVPPVHSP, from the coding sequence ATGACCCAGCCACCCCCGACGACGCTGCGGCCCCTCGCCCAGCTCGCCCGGCGAGGACCGACGACCACGCGCGGGCGCGTGCTCACGGTGGCGGGGCTGGCGACGGTGGTCGGCGTGTTCCTCGCGACGGTGCCGCTGCACCGGGACTGGTTCGACCTGGGCGTCTACTACGGGACGGTCGACCACTGGAGCCGGACCGGCCGTATCTACGACTACCTCGTGCCCGGCACGCACTACGGCTTCACGTATCCGCCGTTCGCCGCTGTGGCCATGCTTCCGATGACGCTGGTCGACTGGCCCAGCGCGGTCGCGATCAGTGTGCTGCTCAACGCAGGTGCGGCGGCGGCGATTCTGCACTGGTCGGCGGGGGCGACGCTGCGCAGGCACAGCAGGCACAGGTGGTTCGCGTTCGCCGTCGCGGGCTGTCTGCTCGCCCTGCTCGAACCGGTCCGCGACACCATCAGCTTCGGCCAGGTGAATCTGCTGCTGCTGGTGCTCGTACTCGCGGACGCCAGGCTGCTCTCGACCAGCCACGCACGATTCGCCCGGTACACCCGGTATGCGGGCATCGGTATCGGCCTTGCCGCCGCGATCAAACTCACCCCGGCGATCTTCATCGGCTATCTGCTTCTCACCCGCCGCACCCGCGCCGCCGTCACCGCCACGGTCACCGCGGTCGCCGCCACACTGTTCGCCCTGTGGGCGGCGCCGGACGCCTCCCGTATCTACTGGACCGAGGCGATGTGGAACACCGACCGCGTCGGGTCGCTCGCCTATGTCTCCAACCAGTCCTGGCAGGGCGTCCTGGCCCGCATCACCGAGCCCGCCGCCCCGAGCCGTGCGGTGTGGGCGATCGGCGTGATCGTGCTGCTGTGCGCCTGGGCGTGGCGGGCCCGCGGGGCGGTGGCGGCAGGCAACGACGCGGCCGGGTTCGCGCTGACAGGCATCACCGCATGCCTGATCAGCCCGGTCACCTGGGTGCACCACCTGGTCTGGCTGGTCCCGGCCCTCGCCATCCTCGTCGACGCGGGCCTGCGCTCGGCGGCCGGCTCCCCGGCCCGCCGCCGGCTGCTGCGGTGGAGCGTCACCCTCTATGTGGTGCTGTGCAGCAGTGTGGTGTGGCTGTGGAGCAAGGACTCGTCCGGCATCGAGGGTTTTGTGGGCGGCAACACATACGTATGGATCTCGCTCGGCCTGCTGCTCACTCTGCCGGTGCTGCCCTCGCCCGCGTCCGCAGCCGACGACGTCCCACCGGTCCACAGCCCCTGA